The window AGCCGGACGCCCTTCGGCTTCCCCGTCGTCCCGGAGGTGTAGATGAGGCTGGCGAGGTCGTCGACGTCGACCGCGTCGATCCACCCCTCGTAGGCCTCCGCGTCGAAGGCCTCGGCGCCCAGCTCGTGGACGGCGCCGAGGGTGTACACGTCGTCGGCCCCGAGGGCGGTGTCGTCGCCGTCGCCGCCCGACGCGTCCCCGTCGCCGCCCGACGCGTCGCCGCTGCCGTCGCTACCGTCGCCGAAGTCGAGCTCGTCCGCGTCCACGTCGTCGAACGAGACGACCGCGTCGAGGTCGTGCGAGAGGTCGCCGGCGACGGCGAGCACCTCGTCGAGGAGGTCGCGGTTCTCGACGACGACGACGGTCGCGCCGGGGTCCTCCAGCAGGTACCGGACTTGGCTCGGCGACGAGGAGGCGTAGACGGTCGTCACCACCGCGCCCGCGGCCAACACCGCGAAGTCGGTTTGGGCCCACTCCATCCGGGTCTGCGCGTACAGCGCCACGCGGGTGTCGCCGTCGACGCCGAGCTCGCGGAACCCCGCCGCGAGCCGGCGGACGATACCGCGCATCTCGTCGTAGGTGACGTCGGCGTACTCGCCGTCGGCCGCGGGCGGGACGACGCCTTCGGAGACCAGCGAGCGGTCGTAGACCCCGCCCTTGTACCGCTGAGCGGTCCGGTCGGCGTTGCGCTCGGCCGACCGCTCGAAGGTGCGCGGGAGCGTCTCCCGGGCGACGACGTCGTCCGCGAACTCCCGTTCCGCCTCCTGCCAGTGCATACCCTCCCCCACCCGTCCGAACAGTATAAACGATCGGGTAGTTTCGAGTTCATTCGGTCGCGGGGCGAATTCTTGGCAATAATTTATTATATATTGACACGTACGGAGTCGCATGGCGACCGAGAGGCAGCGGGTGTCCTGGTACGATTCGCGCGTCGGCCGGATCTTTTACTGGGGACTGATCCTCGCGACGTTGACTGCGGTCGTCCTCTCGTCGACGGGAGCCCTCGGTACCGAACTGCGGATCCCGCCGGGGGTGTACCTGTTCGGGTTCCTCGGGGCGACCGTGTACGCGTTCACCACCTTCGCCCGCCGGTTCGACCGGAAGGGGCGGTACCGGCTCAAGGTCCTCAGTCGGACGCTCGCCGCGCTTCCGCTCGTCGCGGGCGTGTACCTGTTGGGGTTCGCGTTCACCGGAACCGACGGGGGGGCCGGAGAGTTCACCGGCCCCCGATACGTGGCGGGGCTCGCGTTCCTGGCCGGCCTCTACGTGAGCACGACGCTGCAGTCCCTCGAAGTGCTCGCGAACCGGTTCCTCGGGTTCGACCAGCCGCAGACGGGAGGGCCGGCCGAGAGCGACGAGGAACCGGGCGAGGCCGCCGACCTGGGCGAGGAGATCGCTGGAGAACGCCCGGACGACGAGGAAACGGGGAGTAGCGGGAGTGCGGACGACGAAGGGGAGACCGCTGACGCCGGTGACGGAGGAGACGAGGACGAGACCGCCGACGATGGGGCCGACGATGACGAGACCGCCGACGACGGTGGAGACGAAGAGGAGACGACCGACGAGGAGACAGCGAGAGACGAAGACGAGTCGGCCGGTTGATCGAGGCCGACGGATCGACCGCGAGGCGAGGGTTTAATCCCGGGAGGGGGCGAGGGACCCCTGTGGACCCCGACCGGATCCCTGCCGAGTTTCCCGCCCCGAGCTTCCGCGGCGCGCAGGAGCGAGCGCTCGCGGATATCCGCGACGCGTTCGCCGCCGGCAACGAGGTCGTCCTCGTGCGCGCGCCGACCGGCAGCGGGAAGTCGCTGCTCGCGCGGGCCGTGATGGGCGCGGCCGCGACGGTCGACGAGACGGCGCCGAGCGAGGCGACGGGCGCCTACTACACGACGCCGCAGGTGTCGCAGATCGACGACGTCGAGGCCGACGACCTGCTCGACGACCTGGCGGTAATTCGGGGAAAATCGAACTACGACTGCATCCTCCCCGGCGAGCACGACACGCCGGTCAACCGCGCGCCCTGCGTCCGCCAGCAGGGGTTCGACTGCTCCGTGAAACACCGCTGTCCGTACTTCTCCGACCGCGCGATCGCCTCCGGGAACCGCCACGCCGCATTAACGTTAGCGTACTTCATGCGAACCGCGGGCTCCGAGGTGTTCCGGAAGCGAGACGTCGTCGTGATCGACGAGGCGCACGGGCTCGCCGAGTGGGCGGAGATGTACGCGACGATCGAGCTCTCGCCCGACCGCGTCCCCGTCTGGGACGAGGTGAGCGTCCCCGACGTCGAGGCCGACGCCGGCCCGGAGGAGGACGCGCTCGACCGCACCGCCCGGTTCGTCGGCTCGCTCCGCGACGTCGCGAAGCGGGCGAAAGACGAGCTGACGGGGCGGCCCGAGCTCGACCGCGAGGAAGTCGCGCGCCGCGACCGCCTCCAGGAGCTGATAAGCGAGCTCGGCTGGTTCTTAGAGGACTACCGCGACCTCGACTCGCCCACGACGTGGGTCGTCGACCAGTCCGGCGGTGAGGGGTCGCCGCTCGCGATCAAGCCGCTGGACCCGGCCCGCTACCTCCGGCACACGGTGTGGGACCGCGGGAACCGGTTCGCGCTGCTCTCCGCCACCATCCTCTCGAAGGAGGCGTTCTGCCGCGGGATCGGGCTCGACCCCGCCGACGTCGCCCTCGTCGACGTCCCCCACACGTTCCCGCTGGAGCACCGCCCGCTGTACGACGTGACGCGGGGGTCGATGACCTACGAGCACCGCGACGAGACGATACCGAAGATCGCCCGCCTGATTGTGCGGCTCATGGCCCGACACCCGGACGAGAAGGGGCTGATCCACGCGCACTCGTACGACATCGCCGGGCGGATCACGGAGCTGCTGGGCGAGTTCGGCGTCGCCGCGCGGGTCCGGCGTCACGGCCGCGAGAACCGGGACGCCGAGCTGTCGGCGTGGAAGGCGAGCGATGACCCGGAGGTGTTCGTCTCCGTGAAGATGGAGGAGGCGCTGGACCTGAAAGGCGACCGCTGCCGCTGGCAGGTGGTGTGTAAGGCGCCGTACCGCAACACGAACGACTCCCGCGTCGCCCGCCGGCTCGCGGACGACCAGTGGGCGTGGTACCACCGGACGGCGCTCCGGACCGTCATCCAGGCGTGCGGTCGCGTCGTCCGCGCCCCGGACGATCACGGCGCGACGTACCTCGCGGACGACTCCCTGCTGGACCTCTTTGACCGCGCGCGCGCCGACACACCGCCGTGGTTTCGGGACCAGATCGACGCGATGACGACGCCCGATCTGCCCGACTTCGACCCCGCCGCCGCGCTCGCCGGGATCGACGCCGACCCCTCCGGTCCCGCCCGAGCCGGACGGAAGCGGACGGGCGGTGGCGGCGCGTCCGCTCGCGGCGGCTCCGACGCGGAAGGGTCCGGGGGCGCCGCGACCGGCGGAATCGACGCGGTCGACGCCGACGAATCGGCGGACGGAACCGGACGCGGCGGCGACGCCGGAGGGACCCGGACCCGGTCGGAGGCCGACGCCGATCGGCGCGAGAACCACCCGCTCTCCGACGTCTGGGGCGACGGCTGAACGGACGCGCTACGCCGTGCGGCGTGCGATACGCCCTACAGCAGCGAAATGCCCCAGGCGGCCATGGAGCTCACCATGAGGAACGCGAAAAACAGCGCGAAGATCTGTTGTCTGTTCATACCTCCTCTGCGCCGTAGAGCGGCATAATTCCTGCGGGCCGTCCTCGGTAGTGGTTATACGCCGCCGATCTGATCGTCCGTCAATATATATCGTATAAGGTGTATCATGGACCTCAATCAATTAGTAACCTTCATAAACCTTCACGGGCCTACTGTGAGTATGGCAACGAAGGGCCTCACGAGTGCGCTGACGCTGTACGGAGCGCGAACGCTGACACTCTCTCAGGCGGCCGCACAGGCGGGCCTCAGCGAGGCCGAGTTCGTCGAGCAGCTGGAGCGCCGCGGCATCGACGTGACCGACTCCGAGCGCGCCGCCGCGCTCGGAAACGAGTCGACCGCCCGCGCCGACTGATCTCGACGCGCAGGTCTGCAGGTCTTGATCGGTCGTCGTACGCGTCCGGTTCTCTAGGGATATTCTCGCTCGACACGCCCGGTCGCTAACCGGTGCTGTCCGATCGATAGCGGGAGTGAGTGTCGTAGATCGGTTCGGGCGTTGTTTATAAGTAAACGAGAGGTGTTGCAATCGGCTGTTTATAAACAACGACGACGCTGCGGTGAACACCGCCAAAGCTCCAGCCGCTCGTTGATACGTCGTTGCTGACGAGACGACGGTGAAGCCCTCCAAAGCCCCAGCCGCGAGGACGGCGCACGCTCGCTGCGCTCCTCAGTCGCTCGTTTCACTCGCTCCCTGCGGTGCTTACCTCGCCTGCGCCGTCCTCGCGGCTGCCCCTTTGAGTCCCACCCGACCATCGGAAGACGGTCCTGCTCGCTCACTGCGTTCGCTGCGCGGACTGCGACTTCCGTGCTCCCGCTCGTTCCACTCGCGGGACCGCAACCGCATCGCACCTCACGCCTCCCCAGCCTCGTCGCTCGCTCGGGGCTCCCTTCGGTCGCCCACTACGCTCGCGACTCCCTCGCGCGTGCACCTCGCGCCCGCCGAGGGCGGACGCTCGGAGGCACGCGCCACCGCAGAGCCGTTTATAAGCAATTAGCGCCGTTACTCGTCACTATTTAACTATCTCATCGTTGCCAACGATCTGCAACACCTACTCCCGCTATCGAACGCTGCTGTTCCCGTCATCTCTCCTCGGGGCTAGGCGTCTCACATCCTGCGGATTCTACCGGCGCCGATTTTTAGATAGGTGCGTGACGCCCGCGACCTACTCCTCGGGGACGAGGTGGATGTCGCCCCCGTGCTCGAACGCCAGCACGCTGTCGGCGTCGCCGTCGACGAAATCGGGGTTCGGGACCGTCTTCGCCTCGTAGGTGACGGGGTCGAGCACCTGGATCGCGTTCTCGTCTTCCACCGTCACCACCGTCGTCTCCGTCGCGTCGTCCCGGGTGCCGAGGCGGGTCGCGTCCGGCGCCTCCGCGTCCTCGAAGTCGGAGGTGTACGCCCCGCCCGTCGCGAGCCGCACGCCCTGCAGGCGCCCGGAGACGCCCGTGACGAGCACGGGGCCGTCGCCGTCCTCGGGGTCGATGATCTCGCCCTCGGCGTACCGAGGGAGCCGGACCGCGAACGTCACGCGGTACACCTCGTTGCCGTCGCCGTCCTCGGTGACGAGCGTGGGGTACGACTCGAAGCTCCCGCCGAGCGCGTCGGTGATCCGGGTCGCGACGTTCTGCGCGAGGCGGTTCGAGGAGAGCTTCACGTCCGGGCCGTCGTCGGTCTCTTTCACCTCCGTGATGAACGCCTCGCGGTCGCCGTCGGCCTCCTGGGCCGCGACGTACGACTCGGCGATCTCGAGCGCCTCGGAGCGCTCCGCGGGCGTCAGGTCGCGCTCGTCCGCGCGCACCTGCACCGTGCCGGCGTAGTAGCCGCCGGCGATCCGCCCGCAGCGGTCGCAGGTCCCCCGCGATATCTTCACCGGGACCGTGACCTCCGCGGAGCGGAGCGTCCCCCGGACTACGCCCGAGAAGCGGCAGTGCATCCGGACGTTGTTCTCGTCGACCTGCTCCGGCTCGACGCCCCACTCGACGTCGGTGGCGTCGACGTGGACCCCGAGCGCCTCCGCGACCTCGTCGACGGCGACGTCGGTGTAATCGCGCGCGCCGACGTCGCGCCACGACTCGCCGCGTCGGACCGCGCCGCAACCCGAACAGACCAGCACCTCGATCCGGTCGGGCGCGTCGACGAGATCGAAGTCCTCGAAGTAGCAGTCGTCACACAACAGCGCGTCCCGTCCGCGCGGCTCGCCGGGGAGCGGCTCGCGCCGCTCCGGGACCGGATCGCCGCACCGCGGACAGAACTCCCGCGACTCGCTCATTACCGGCGGCTACGCCGAGGAGGCGTTTAAGCGACGCGGACCGTCGGTATCGCCGCGGCGATCGCGGTCGGCCGACCCTGAGGCCGGTTCGGCGATCTCGACCCGACCGTCGGTCGCGCCGCGATCGCCCCCGCTCCCTCCGAAATCGTTTTTCGCGCGGACCGTGAAGGCCCTCGTATGAGCGAGAACCCCGACGACGAACGGCTGGAGGAACTGCGAGAGAAGAAGATGGAGGAGCTCCGCGAGCGCCAGCAGGGCGGCGGCGGCGACGCCGAGGCCCAGCGGGAGGCCCAGGAGCGCGCCGACGCCCAGCAGGAGGCCGTGCTCAAGCAGTACCTCACGGACGGCGCGCGCCAGCGGCTCAACGCGGTCGAGATGTCGAAGCCGGAGTTCGGCGAGAAGGTGAAACAGCAGGTCGCGGCGCTCGCGCAGAGCGGCCGGATCCAGGGACAGATCGACGAGGACCAGATGCGCGACCTCCTGAAAGAGCTCCAGCCCGACCAGCAGAGCTTCGACATTCGGCGGCGATAGATGGAGCTCGCGCTCCTGTACAGCGGGGGGAAGGACTCCTCGCTCGCCGCCCACCTGCTCGACCGCTTCTACGACGTCCGCTGCGTCACCGGGAGCTTCGGACTCACCGACGACTGGGAGCACGCCGAGCGGGCGGCCGCGGAGCTGGGGTTCCCGTTCGAGCGCGTCGAGCTGGACCGCGAGGTGGCCGAGGAGGCCGCCGCGACCATGCTCGAGGACGGCTACCCTCGCAACGGGATCCAGCGCGTCCACGAGCACGCGCTGGAGGCGATCGCGAGCCGCGACGTCGACGCGGTCGCGGACGGCACCCGCCGGGACGACCGGGTCCCGACGGTCTCGCGAGCGCAGGCGCAGAGCTTAGAGGACCGCCACGGCGTCGACTACATCTCCCCGCTGTCGGGGTTCGGCCGCCACGCCGTCGACCGCCTCGTCGAGGAGACGTTCGACGTCCAGCAGGGGCCGAGCGAGGAGGTGCCGAAGGCCGACTACGAGGACGAACTCCGGACCCTCATCGCGGAGGAGCACGGCGAGGCGACCGTCGACGAGGTGTTCCCGGACCACGACCAGACGTACGTTCACGGCCGGAACGACTAGGGCGGCGTCCCGGACGCGTTACTTTTTGAACGGTTGACCGCCCGAGCGCCGCCTCAGCGACGGTCGGCGAGGAACGACTCCACGTCCGCCTTCGCGGGGAGCGCCGTCATCCCGCCCTCCTCTCGAACCGACATCGAAGCCGTCGCGTTGGCGAACGCGACCGCCTCGTCGAGGTCGGTGTCGGCCTCACCCTCGGCCAACCGAGCGATCAGCCCCGCGGTGAACGCGTCGCCGGCGCCGGTCGCGTCCACGGCCTCGACCGCGAAGCCGGCGTGGCGGGCGGTCCGTTCGCCCCACGGCGCCGCCGCCGCGCTCGTGACGACCGCGCCCGCCTCTCCGAGCGTGACGACGGCGGTGTGCGGGCCGAGCGCCAGCAGGTCGCGGCCGAGCGCTTCGCCCTCCTTCGAGGAGAGCCCCGTCGCCGCCACGTCCTCGTCGCTGGCGAAGACCACGTCGCTGTCGGCGACGATCTCTCGGACCGCGTCGACGACGGCCTCGCGCTCGCCGTCCGGCACGAGGTCCTCGCGGTAGTTGACGTCGAACGACACCGTACAGCCGTGCGCGGCGGCGGTCGCGGCCAGTTCGCGCATCGCCGCCCGCCCGTCCGGGTGCGTCAGGGCGACACCGCCGAGGTGAACCCACGAGGCCGACGCCAGCGCGTCCTCCGGGACCGACTCGGGCTCGAAGCCGAACGCGACGTCCCGGGAGCCGTAGAACCGGAACCGCCTCCCGTCGACGCCGGGCGGCGAGACGACCGCGAGGGTGGTGTTGCCGTCGACCCGTTCGACGGCCACCGTCGGCACGCCCTCCTCGACGAGCGTCTCGCGCAGGAAGTCGCCGAAGGGGTCGCCGCCGAGCCGGGTCCAGAACGCCGGCGTCGCGCCGAGCCGGGAGAGCCCGACCGCGACGTTGGCCGGTGCGCCGCCCGGCCGGTGTGAGAAGCCGTCGACGTCGCGGAGCGTCTCCCCAGGCCCGGGGAGCAGGTCGATCAGCGTTTCGCCGGCCACGAGGATCTCCGCCATGCGAGAGAGGGGGCCGCCGGGCGACATGAAAGTGTGCGATTCGCCCGCGCTTCTCCCGTGCTCGTCCCTCGCTCGCCCTCGTTCACCCCTCGCCCGCGGACGACCGCTTACTCCTCGTCGTCGGCCTCGGACTCGGCTGACTCCCCGTCGGCCGCGACCTCCTCGGCGACAGCTTCGAACGCGGCGAGGATGACCCGCTTGCAGGCCTGCCCCTCGGTCGTCCAGTGCTGGGCGTAATCGAGCATGTCGTCGTAGATGTCCGGCTTGCAGCCGGCGGCCTGCGGGTGGCCGCCGCCGTTGACCTTCCCGGCGACCTCGTGGGCGTGCTGGAATCCCTCGGAGCCGCGGATCGACGCGGAGCCGGCGGGCTTGACGATCACCGCGGCGTCGGCGCCCGCCTCGCGGAGCGTCTCCGCGACCTCGTTCTGCGAGCACCGACCGTACGTCACCGCGACGCTCCACTCGCCGACCTCGTGGGTGACCGCGCGGTCGACGGCCGCGTCGATCCGGGCCTCCTTCTCGACGCGCCGGTCGGCGACGAACGCCTCGACGGTCTCGGGGAGGTCGGCGCCGTACGCGCCGACGACCGTCGCGTACTCCTCGCCGCCGGCCCAGTAGGAGTAGTCGGCGAGGTCGTCCGAGCGCGGGTCCTCCTTGATCCAGAGGTCGTGGTCGCGGGTCACCGCCGCCAGCTCGGCCCATCGGTCGTCGAACGCGTACTCCAGCGAGCGGAGCGTCACGTCGGCCGTGCACTCTTCGTCGGACTCACCGACCACGAGATCGACGCCGAGCTCGCGGACCGCCGCGGCCGTCTCGTCGTCCCACTGGTGGTGGTCGAACCACCGGATCGAGTCGGTCGCCTCCGCGAGCGCCTCCAGCGGCTCCGCGATCCACTCGTAGTCGTCCGGGCAGAGGTCGCAGACGAACAGGTCGATATCGTCGTCGGCGTACGCGAGCACGCGTTCGAGC is drawn from Halorubrum sp. CBA1229 and contains these coding sequences:
- a CDS encoding ATP-dependent DNA helicase, producing MDPDRIPAEFPAPSFRGAQERALADIRDAFAAGNEVVLVRAPTGSGKSLLARAVMGAAATVDETAPSEATGAYYTTPQVSQIDDVEADDLLDDLAVIRGKSNYDCILPGEHDTPVNRAPCVRQQGFDCSVKHRCPYFSDRAIASGNRHAALTLAYFMRTAGSEVFRKRDVVVIDEAHGLAEWAEMYATIELSPDRVPVWDEVSVPDVEADAGPEEDALDRTARFVGSLRDVAKRAKDELTGRPELDREEVARRDRLQELISELGWFLEDYRDLDSPTTWVVDQSGGEGSPLAIKPLDPARYLRHTVWDRGNRFALLSATILSKEAFCRGIGLDPADVALVDVPHTFPLEHRPLYDVTRGSMTYEHRDETIPKIARLIVRLMARHPDEKGLIHAHSYDIAGRITELLGEFGVAARVRRHGRENRDAELSAWKASDDPEVFVSVKMEEALDLKGDRCRWQVVCKAPYRNTNDSRVARRLADDQWAWYHRTALRTVIQACGRVVRAPDDHGATYLADDSLLDLFDRARADTPPWFRDQIDAMTTPDLPDFDPAAALAGIDADPSGPARAGRKRTGGGGASARGGSDAEGSGGAATGGIDAVDADESADGTGRGGDAGGTRTRSEADADRRENHPLSDVWGDG
- a CDS encoding UPF0175 family protein, with amino-acid sequence MATKGLTSALTLYGARTLTLSQAAAQAGLSEAEFVEQLERRGIDVTDSERAAALGNESTARAD
- a CDS encoding 60S ribosomal export protein NMD3; its protein translation is MSESREFCPRCGDPVPERREPLPGEPRGRDALLCDDCYFEDFDLVDAPDRIEVLVCSGCGAVRRGESWRDVGARDYTDVAVDEVAEALGVHVDATDVEWGVEPEQVDENNVRMHCRFSGVVRGTLRSAEVTVPVKISRGTCDRCGRIAGGYYAGTVQVRADERDLTPAERSEALEIAESYVAAQEADGDREAFITEVKETDDGPDVKLSSNRLAQNVATRITDALGGSFESYPTLVTEDGDGNEVYRVTFAVRLPRYAEGEIIDPEDGDGPVLVTGVSGRLQGVRLATGGAYTSDFEDAEAPDATRLGTRDDATETTVVTVEDENAIQVLDPVTYEAKTVPNPDFVDGDADSVLAFEHGGDIHLVPEE
- a CDS encoding DNA-binding protein, whose translation is MSENPDDERLEELREKKMEELRERQQGGGGDAEAQREAQERADAQQEAVLKQYLTDGARQRLNAVEMSKPEFGEKVKQQVAALAQSGRIQGQIDEDQMRDLLKELQPDQQSFDIRRR
- a CDS encoding asparagine synthase-related protein; this translates as MELALLYSGGKDSSLAAHLLDRFYDVRCVTGSFGLTDDWEHAERAAAELGFPFERVELDREVAEEAAATMLEDGYPRNGIQRVHEHALEAIASRDVDAVADGTRRDDRVPTVSRAQAQSLEDRHGVDYISPLSGFGRHAVDRLVEETFDVQQGPSEEVPKADYEDELRTLIAEEHGEATVDEVFPDHDQTYVHGRND
- a CDS encoding sugar kinase, whose product is MAEILVAGETLIDLLPGPGETLRDVDGFSHRPGGAPANVAVGLSRLGATPAFWTRLGGDPFGDFLRETLVEEGVPTVAVERVDGNTTLAVVSPPGVDGRRFRFYGSRDVAFGFEPESVPEDALASASWVHLGGVALTHPDGRAAMRELAATAAAHGCTVSFDVNYREDLVPDGEREAVVDAVREIVADSDVVFASDEDVAATGLSSKEGEALGRDLLALGPHTAVVTLGEAGAVVTSAAAAPWGERTARHAGFAVEAVDATGAGDAFTAGLIARLAEGEADTDLDEAVAFANATASMSVREEGGMTALPAKADVESFLADRR
- a CDS encoding phosphohydrolase, with translation MDDDLIDEAGIPRSRYTRLPGKGFFYPDSLDEERAERRAKEAIEGSEAVVIADGDADGLACAAMIREAYDAALDAADFEAAIAARLAAGDGEEDEAETDDDDALTGEADGDEDGPTADAHTRSPVGLVSAGPYSLDASLERVLAYADDDIDLFVCDLCPDDYEWIAEPLEALAEATDSIRWFDHHQWDDETAAAVRELGVDLVVGESDEECTADVTLRSLEYAFDDRWAELAAVTRDHDLWIKEDPRSDDLADYSYWAGGEEYATVVGAYGADLPETVEAFVADRRVEKEARIDAAVDRAVTHEVGEWSVAVTYGRCSQNEVAETLREAGADAAVIVKPAGSASIRGSEGFQHAHEVAGKVNGGGHPQAAGCKPDIYDDMLDYAQHWTTEGQACKRVILAAFEAVAEEVAADGESAESEADDEE